In Gimesia benthica, a single window of DNA contains:
- the pilM gene encoding type IV pilus assembly protein PilM, with protein MAENQAVWGIEIGQAGLKAIRLRYAEAADQVIAVAFDYILHPKILSQPDADPEELISQALDTFLSRNEIKGDVIAISVPGQTSLARFIQLPPVQSNRVPEIVKYEAKQQIPFALEDVIWDYQPLGGGIEEGGYMLDAEVGIFAMKRDQVLKTLKPFIDRKVEVELIQIAPLGLYNTLCYDSLGMRVDTDYDGNPEESSIVVDMGADSTTLMVTNGSKIWIRNVPIGGNHFTRALTKEMKLTFAKAEHLKCNATRSEDPRAVFQALRPVFNEYVSEIQRSIGYFSSVNREAKISKVYGTGNGFKLAGLQKFLQQNLQYEVERLDDFQGLVGDAVLNEPLFQDNILTFTVPYGIALQALKQTMIRTTLLPPEIATARKIRRKKPWAVVSAAALMVGLCISAVGYSNVANSVSKDRFGEAETKVNNLTTQVSGYKSSYDSAAGEFTTLIENGNKLVWNLDSRENWLEVYKAIDECLPRDVGDEIDNEQIAKSNRIKLPGITVTHHKDLAQWFEKLSPQAKSLLPPIDKEKPPEGEGYVFTLTGVHYHNDESKPTTDVGVLYVHETLLKNLQSWTVKNPNSQPVDVRKMGISHAVILKDEVRPFQYYPYGKPPGMRGTDGGMGRGFAGLGGGQPGMGALPGEDVGFGSSPMGPMGRPGVRPRPRPEKETKVIPLKQTTFTLEFVWQPIPVLEREENPPEAPAAEGEGGETPGAEGEAPPA; from the coding sequence ATGGCAGAAAATCAAGCTGTTTGGGGCATTGAAATAGGACAGGCCGGACTGAAGGCCATCCGACTACGGTATGCCGAAGCGGCCGACCAGGTTATTGCGGTTGCCTTCGACTATATTCTGCATCCGAAAATTCTCAGCCAGCCCGATGCAGATCCCGAAGAATTGATCAGTCAGGCACTGGATACATTCCTCTCCCGTAATGAAATCAAGGGAGATGTGATTGCCATCAGCGTTCCGGGGCAGACATCACTGGCCCGTTTCATTCAACTGCCGCCGGTCCAGTCCAACCGTGTTCCGGAAATCGTCAAGTACGAAGCCAAGCAGCAGATCCCTTTCGCCCTGGAAGATGTCATCTGGGATTACCAGCCTCTGGGAGGCGGTATCGAAGAGGGGGGCTACATGCTGGATGCCGAAGTCGGCATCTTCGCCATGAAACGAGATCAGGTCCTCAAAACCCTGAAGCCGTTCATTGATCGTAAAGTCGAAGTGGAACTGATTCAGATCGCACCACTGGGTCTGTACAATACACTCTGCTACGACTCACTCGGCATGCGGGTCGATACCGATTACGACGGCAACCCGGAAGAGTCATCCATCGTAGTTGACATGGGTGCCGACAGTACCACCTTGATGGTAACGAACGGCAGCAAAATCTGGATCCGTAACGTCCCCATCGGCGGTAACCATTTCACACGTGCTTTGACCAAGGAAATGAAACTCACCTTTGCCAAAGCGGAACACCTGAAATGTAATGCCACCCGCTCCGAAGATCCCCGTGCGGTCTTCCAGGCACTGCGTCCCGTGTTCAACGAATACGTCTCGGAAATCCAGCGTTCCATCGGATATTTCTCCAGTGTGAACCGCGAAGCCAAGATCTCTAAGGTCTACGGTACCGGCAATGGTTTCAAACTCGCCGGTCTGCAGAAATTCCTGCAGCAGAACCTGCAATACGAAGTTGAACGTCTGGATGACTTCCAGGGGCTGGTCGGCGATGCCGTCCTCAACGAACCCCTGTTCCAGGACAACATCCTGACTTTCACAGTGCCCTACGGGATCGCCCTGCAGGCACTCAAGCAGACCATGATTCGCACCACGCTTCTGCCACCGGAAATTGCGACGGCCCGTAAAATCCGCCGCAAGAAACCATGGGCGGTGGTCAGTGCTGCTGCTTTGATGGTCGGCCTGTGTATTTCAGCCGTTGGTTACAGCAACGTTGCCAATTCGGTCAGCAAAGATCGCTTTGGGGAAGCAGAAACAAAAGTTAATAACCTCACCACACAGGTCTCGGGCTATAAATCCAGCTATGACTCCGCTGCCGGGGAATTCACAACCCTGATCGAAAACGGCAACAAACTGGTCTGGAACCTCGATTCGCGCGAGAACTGGCTGGAAGTTTACAAGGCCATTGATGAGTGTCTGCCACGTGATGTCGGCGATGAAATCGACAACGAACAGATTGCCAAGAGCAACCGCATCAAGTTGCCCGGTATCACAGTCACCCATCACAAAGATCTGGCCCAGTGGTTTGAAAAACTCTCTCCGCAGGCCAAATCGCTGTTGCCACCTATTGATAAAGAAAAGCCACCCGAAGGTGAAGGCTATGTCTTCACACTGACCGGCGTGCATTACCACAACGATGAATCCAAACCGACAACTGATGTCGGCGTACTCTATGTGCATGAAACACTACTCAAGAACCTGCAGTCATGGACTGTTAAAAACCCGAATTCTCAACCCGTGGATGTTCGCAAAATGGGGATTTCCCATGCGGTCATTCTCAAGGACGAAGTTCGTCCCTTCCAGTACTATCCGTACGGTAAACCACCCGGTATGCGCGGCACGGACGGCGGTATGGGCCGCGGTTTCGCGGGACTGGGAGGCGGTCAGCCAGGCATGGGAGCGCTTCCGGGAGAAGATGTCGGCTTCGGTTCGTCTCCAATGGGTCCGATGGGACGTCCGGGAGTTCGCCCGCGACCACGTCCCGAGAAAGAAACGAAAGTCATCCCGCTGAAGCAGACCACCTTCACGCTGGAGTTCGTCTGGCAACCAATTCCAGTGCTGGAGCGAGAAGAAAATCCACCGGAAGCACCTGCTGCTGAAGGAGAAGGGGGAGAGACTCCCGGCGCTGAAGGCGAGGCTCCTCCCGCCTGA
- a CDS encoding bifunctional folylpolyglutamate synthase/dihydrofolate synthase produces MGVLAERYQQSLDFLFGRLNYERMGSSKYSTQDFKLSRMEALLNLLGNPQNRVPTIHVAGTKGKGSTSVMMAEMLSAAGYRVGLFTSPHVTRYEERILVNGQQMEQEELVELVSELSQVVAQMDQAETGLSPTFFELTTALAWMQFARQSVDFAVMEVGLGGRLDSTNVCSPLVTVITNISYDHTALLGNTIEQITREKAGIIKAGIPVFSGVTQPEAIAVLEEISQEKQAPLYLMQRDFSGRSVEAAEMPVLSAATGLPCQQVEVLTPWSRLEQIPVSLLGAHQAINATLAVTVLDYLRQQGVEIPLDLLRKGMADLKWPARVELVQKQPPVVLDTAHNGASIQALVDTLSAGFSEPDRVLIFAVTRDKDVQEMLRTLLPHFQIVILTQYLSNPRRIPVEELHEITRSIQGEIGNASELVVTASPEAAWSRARSEATDKTLICVTGSFFIAAEMRELLLGKTDEVLLSGTC; encoded by the coding sequence ATGGGAGTCTTGGCAGAAAGATACCAGCAGAGTCTGGACTTTCTATTTGGTCGTCTCAATTATGAACGGATGGGGAGTAGCAAGTATTCCACCCAGGATTTCAAATTGAGCCGAATGGAGGCGTTATTGAATCTTCTGGGGAATCCTCAGAATCGGGTCCCCACGATTCATGTCGCCGGAACCAAAGGAAAAGGTTCTACTTCGGTAATGATGGCAGAAATGCTTTCAGCAGCCGGCTATCGCGTGGGACTGTTTACTTCTCCACACGTGACTCGTTACGAAGAACGGATTCTGGTCAATGGTCAGCAGATGGAGCAGGAAGAACTGGTAGAGCTGGTAAGTGAGCTTTCCCAGGTCGTTGCGCAAATGGACCAGGCAGAGACTGGTCTGAGCCCGACATTTTTTGAGCTGACGACAGCTCTGGCCTGGATGCAGTTTGCCCGTCAGTCGGTTGACTTCGCGGTCATGGAAGTCGGTCTGGGAGGTCGACTGGATTCGACGAATGTCTGTTCGCCTCTGGTGACAGTCATCACGAATATCAGCTACGATCACACCGCCCTGCTGGGAAATACAATCGAACAGATTACCCGTGAAAAGGCGGGGATTATCAAAGCGGGGATTCCAGTCTTCAGTGGTGTCACCCAGCCTGAGGCGATTGCCGTGCTGGAGGAAATCAGCCAGGAGAAACAGGCTCCGCTCTATTTGATGCAGCGGGACTTTTCCGGAAGGTCAGTGGAAGCAGCTGAAATGCCGGTGCTGTCAGCGGCAACCGGACTTCCCTGTCAGCAGGTTGAAGTGCTAACCCCCTGGTCCAGGCTGGAGCAGATTCCAGTGAGCCTGCTGGGTGCGCATCAGGCGATCAATGCGACTCTGGCGGTGACCGTTCTGGACTATCTGCGTCAACAGGGAGTCGAGATCCCGTTGGATCTGTTACGTAAAGGGATGGCCGACCTGAAATGGCCCGCCCGCGTTGAACTGGTGCAGAAGCAGCCTCCCGTTGTTCTGGATACAGCACATAATGGTGCTTCTATTCAGGCTTTGGTTGATACACTGTCGGCCGGTTTTTCTGAACCGGACCGGGTGCTGATTTTCGCGGTCACGCGGGACAAGGATGTGCAGGAGATGTTAAGAACACTGCTGCCTCATTTCCAGATAGTAATTCTGACACAATATCTTTCCAACCCGCGGCGGATTCCTGTAGAGGAACTGCATGAGATCACTCGATCGATTCAAGGGGAGATCGGGAACGCGTCTGAACTGGTCGTGACTGCCAGTCCCGAAGCCGCCTGGTCGCGCGCCAGGTCAGAAGCGACAGATAAAACTTTGATCTGCGTGACGGGTTCCTTTTTTATCGCAGCAGAGATGCGGGAACTGCTCCTCGGTAAAACCGATGAAGTGCTGCTGTCCGGAACCTGTTAG